A single window of Salvia splendens isolate huo1 chromosome 6, SspV2, whole genome shotgun sequence DNA harbors:
- the LOC121809642 gene encoding transmembrane 9 superfamily member 11-like — MGSLLSLKVSILLVVLVICQLSQGFYLPGSYPHKYEVGDPLTVKVNSLTSIDTEMPFSYYSLPFCQPKDGIKDSAENLGELLMGDRIENSPYRFKMYTNETQIFLCQTKPLSGEEFKLLKKRIDEMYQANVILDNLPAIRYTKKDGYMLRWTGYPVGAKVDEGYYIFNHLKFTVLVHKFEESNVARVMGTGDAAEMIPPEGNQGSAAPGYMVVGFEVVPCSFQHKPEMVKNLKMYNKYPASIICDPNTVAMPIKENEPLAFSYEVSFVEKDIKWPSRWDAYLKMEGAKVHWFSILNSLMVITFLAGIVLVIFLRTVRRDLTRYEELDKEAQAQMNEELSGWKLVVADVFRAPSNPALLCVMVGNGVQILGMAVVTILFAALGFMSPASRGTLISGMLFFYMVLGIAAGYVAVRLWRTIFCGDHKGWIGVSWKVSCFFPGISFLIFTFLNFLLWGSHSTGAIPFSLFVILILLWFCISVPLTLVGGYFGAKAPHIEYPVRTNQIPREIPQQKYPSWLLVLGAGTLPFGTLFIELFFIMSSLWMGRVYYVFGFLFVVLMLLVVVCAEVSLVLTYMHLCVEDWKWWWKSFFASGSVAIYIFLYSINYLIFDLKSLSGPVSATLYLGYSLFMVLAIMLATGTVGFLSSFWFVHYLFSSVKLD, encoded by the coding sequence ATGGGATCTTTGCTGAGTTTGAAGGTGTCGATCTTGCTTGTTGTGTTAGTAATTTGTCAATTGAGCCAAGGGTTTTATCTCCCCGGTAGTTATCCTCACAAATATGAAGTCGGTGATCCCTTGACCGTGAAAGTGAATTCTTTGACTTCAATTGACACTGAAATGCCCTTTAGCTATTATAGTTTGCCATTCTGTCAACCCAAAGATGGCATTAAGGATAGTGCAGAGAATCTCGGTGAGCTTCTCATGGGTGATAGGATTGAGAATTCACCATATAGGTTCAAGATGTACACTAATGAGACCCAGATTTTCCTCTGCCAAACAAAGCCTTTATCGGGTGAGGAGTTTAAGCTTTTGAAAAAGAGGATTGATGAGATGTATCAGGCCAATGTCATCCTTGATAACTTGCCAGCAATTAGGTATACTAAGAAGGATGGGTATATGTTGAGGTGGACAGGTTATCCCGTGGGTGCTAAGGTTGACGAGGGGTACTATATCTTCAATCACTTGAAGTTTACTGTCCTTGTTCATAAGTTCGAAGAGAGCAATGTGGCTCGTGTGATGGGCACTGGGGATGCTGCTGAGATGATCCCGCCCGAGGGAAACCAGGGATCAGCCGCACCAGGGTACATGGTTGTTGGGTTTGAGGTGGTGCCCTGTAGTTTCCAGCATAAGCCTGAAATGGTGAAGAACTTGAAAATGTATAACAAGTACCCGGCTTCAATTATCTGTGATCCAAACACGGTAGCCATGCCTATTAAGGAGAATGAGCCTCTTGCTTTTTCCTATGAGGTCTCCTTTGTGGAGAAGGACATCAAATGGCCCTCAAGGTGGGATGCATATTTGAAGATGGAGGGTGCTAAGGTGCATTGGTTTTCAATTCTGAATTCGCTCATGGTGATCACTTTCTTGGCTGGTATTGTActtgtgatcttcttgaggacTGTTAGGCGGGATCTTACCCGGTATGAGGAGCTCGACAAGGAAGCTCAAGCTCAGATGAATGAGGAGTTGTCGGGCTGGAAGCTCGTTGTTGCTGATGTCTTCCGTGCACCTTCTAATCCAGCACTCCTGTGTGTGATGGTTGGTAATGGGGTCCAGATTCTTGGAATGGCCGTGGTGACGATTTTATTCGCTGCCCTCGGATTTATGTCCCCAGCGTCCCGAGGGACGCTTATTTCAGGCATGCTGTTTTTCTACATGGTTCTTGGAATTGCAGCTGGGTATGTAGCTGTTCGTTTATGGAGGACGATCTTTTGTGGGGATCACAAGGGATGGATTGGTGTCTCGTGGAAGGTTTCTTGTTTCTTCCCCGGTATTTCGTTTCTGATTTTCACTTTCTTGAATTTCTTGTTGTGGGGTAGTCACAGCACAGGAGCAATTCCTTTCTCTTTATTTGTCATCCTCATTTTGCTATGGTTCTGTATCTCTGTTCCCCTCACCCTCGTTGGCGGCTACTTTGGTGCAAAGGCGCCTCATATTGAATACCCCGTCCGAACAAACCAAATCCCCCGAGAAATCCCACAACAGAAGTATCCATCGTGGCTGCTGGTTCTTGGGGCTGGTACCCTTCCTTTTGGCACACTTTTCATCGAGCTCTTCTTTATCATGTCGAGCCTCTGGATGGGTCGTGTGTACTATGTTTTTGGATTCCTCTTCGTCGTGCTCATGCTTTTAGTCGTGGTATGTGCTGAGGTGTCGCTCGTTCTCACGTACATGCACCTTTGTGTGGAGGACTGGAAATGGTGGTGGAAGTCTTTCTTTGCGTCTGGGTCCGTTGCTATATACATCTTCCTTTACTCCATCAACTATCTGATATTTGACCTCAAGAGTTTGAGCGGACCTGTCTCTGCAACGCTCTACCTGGGCTATTCGCTTTTCATGGTGCTTGCGATCATGCTTGCAACGGGCACAGTCGGGTTCCTCTCCTCGTTCTGGTTCGTGCACTACCTATTTTCGTCTGTGAAACTGGACTGA
- the LOC121806325 gene encoding adenylate kinase 5, chloroplastic-like isoform X1: MLSCSAVPTFSLTSNFPPFSNLSLSPSLHSSLHFSSISLPLQFTSHHACGHASIKVKPLRKTLKIVSSATEPLRVMISGAPASGKGTQCEMIAQKFGVVHISTGDILRAEVSAGTEIGNKAKEYMNSGRLVPDEIVTAMVTTRLSLKDVKEKGWLLDGYPRSSAQAESLEKWSIRPDIYVMLEVPDDVLIDRCVGRRLDPLTGKIYHVKNFPPENEEIKDRLVTRPDDTEEKVKSRLEIYKRNVESILSTYSDVMVKINGNRAKEVVFEEINSLLLRLQKDKEEKSKSGELLRNENKLETLSLDKNKWRGIPTKLNNIPHSREIREYFYEDVLQATKRAIEDGKTRLKVEISIPELNPEMDVYRIGTLMELVRILALSFADDGKRVKVCVQGSMGEGALAGMPLQLAGTRKILEFMDWGDNDVMGTFVNIGSIGAKEVEEQDGIYILVAPQNAVGNCIIGDLKAMTDAAAHRPVILVNPKLRDVPGSSGIMQTMGREERLAYAASFEICYFFRLLYYYGTQYPIMGALRMSYPYEYQLYKRVDESPKKEKYELLSIFEKRPSGEEINDAFEGKVRDKAKESKGIWGFLSSIF, from the exons ATGTTGAGTTGCTCAGCCGTTCCCACTTTTTCTCTAACCTCCAATTTCCCTCCTTTCTCAaacctctccctctctccctctctccattCTTCTCTCCATTTTTCATCTATTTCTCTCCCGCTGCAGTTTACATCTCATCACGCGTGCGGCCATGCCTCCATCAAGGTCAAGCCTCTACGAAAG ACGCTCAAAATTGTAAGCTCGGCGACTGAGCCACTGAGAGTGATGATATCAGGTGCCCCAGCTTCAGGGAAGGGGACACAGTGTGAGATGATTGCTCAAAAG TTTGGAGTAGTACACATTTCAACTGGAGATATTCTGCGAGCTGAAGTATCAGCAGGTACAGAAATCGGAAACAAAGCAAAGGAGTATATGAATTCTGGTCGGTTGGTCCCAGATGAAATCGTCACAGCT ATGGTAACAACCCGACTATCTCTGAAAGATGTGAAGGAGAAAGGATGGCTTTTAGATGGATACCCACGAAGTTCTGCCCAAGCAGAGAGTTTGGAGAAATGGAGTATTAGGCCAGATATATATGTCATGCTTGAG GTGCCTGATGATGTTCTAATTGACCGATGTGTTGGGAGAAGGTTAGATCCTTTGACAGGAAAAATATATCATGTGAAAAACTTCCCACCagaaaatgaagaaattaaagaCAGGCTTGTTACTCGTCCTGATGACACAGAGGAAAAG GTGAAGTCACGTTTAGAAATATATAAGAGAAATGTTGAATCAATCTTATCGACCTACTCGGACGTAATGGTTAAG ATCAATGGAAACCGTGCAAAAGAAGTAGTGTTTGAAGAGATTAATTCTTTGTTGTTGAGATTGcaaaaagataaagaagaaaaatcaaaatcag GTGAACTTTTAAGAAATGAGAACAAATTGGAGACGTTATCTTTGGACAAG AATAAATGGAGAGGAATACCGACGAAACTAAATAACATTCCTCACTCTAGAGAAATCAGGGAATACTTCTATGAGGATGTGTTGCAAGCAACCAAACGAGCAATAGAAGATGGGAAAACTCGATTGAAG GTGGAAATCAGTATCCCAGAGCTGAATCCAGAAATG GATGTATATCGCATAGGTACTCTAATGGAGCTGGTTCGTATTCTTGCTCTTTCCTTTGCGGATGATGGAAAGCGCGTCAAG GTCTGTGTGCAAGGCTCTATGGGAGAAGGAGCATTAGCTGGAATGCCACTGCAACTTGCTGGAACTCGGAAGATTTTGGAGTTCATGGATTGGGGTGACAATGATGTTATGGGTACCTTTGTCAATATCGGTTCCATAG GTGCCAAAGAGGTTGAGGAGCAAGATGGCATCTATATCTTAGTGGCTCCACAAAATGCAGTAGGGAACTGTATTATTGGT GACCTAAAAGCTATGACTGATGCCGCCGCTCATCGTCCAGTCATCCTTGTCAATCCTAAGCTCAGG GACGTACCAGGTTCAAGTGGTATCATGCAA ACTATGGGCCGGGAGGAAAGATTAGCATATGCTGCTTCATTTGAGATATGCTACTTCTTCCGGTTACTCTACTATTATGGAACCCAATATCCGATCATGGGTGCCCTCAG GATGTCTTACCCGTACGAATACCAGTTGTACAAGAGGGTCGATGAATCTCCCAAGAAGGAGAAATACGAACTCTTGTCAATATTCGAGAAAAGGCCAAGTGGCGAAGAGATTAATGATGCGTTTGAAGGAAAAGTCAG AGATAAGGCCAAAGAATCGAAAGGAATATG GGGCTTCTTGAGCAGCATATTTTAA
- the LOC121806325 gene encoding adenylate kinase 5, chloroplastic-like isoform X2, translating to MVTTRLSLKDVKEKGWLLDGYPRSSAQAESLEKWSIRPDIYVMLEVPDDVLIDRCVGRRLDPLTGKIYHVKNFPPENEEIKDRLVTRPDDTEEKVKSRLEIYKRNVESILSTYSDVMVKINGNRAKEVVFEEINSLLLRLQKDKEEKSKSGELLRNENKLETLSLDKNKWRGIPTKLNNIPHSREIREYFYEDVLQATKRAIEDGKTRLKVEISIPELNPEMDVYRIGTLMELVRILALSFADDGKRVKVCVQGSMGEGALAGMPLQLAGTRKILEFMDWGDNDVMGTFVNIGSIGAKEVEEQDGIYILVAPQNAVGNCIIGDLKAMTDAAAHRPVILVNPKLRDVPGSSGIMQTMGREERLAYAASFEICYFFRLLYYYGTQYPIMGALRMSYPYEYQLYKRVDESPKKEKYELLSIFEKRPSGEEINDAFEGKVRDKAKESKGIWGFLSSIF from the exons ATGGTAACAACCCGACTATCTCTGAAAGATGTGAAGGAGAAAGGATGGCTTTTAGATGGATACCCACGAAGTTCTGCCCAAGCAGAGAGTTTGGAGAAATGGAGTATTAGGCCAGATATATATGTCATGCTTGAG GTGCCTGATGATGTTCTAATTGACCGATGTGTTGGGAGAAGGTTAGATCCTTTGACAGGAAAAATATATCATGTGAAAAACTTCCCACCagaaaatgaagaaattaaagaCAGGCTTGTTACTCGTCCTGATGACACAGAGGAAAAG GTGAAGTCACGTTTAGAAATATATAAGAGAAATGTTGAATCAATCTTATCGACCTACTCGGACGTAATGGTTAAG ATCAATGGAAACCGTGCAAAAGAAGTAGTGTTTGAAGAGATTAATTCTTTGTTGTTGAGATTGcaaaaagataaagaagaaaaatcaaaatcag GTGAACTTTTAAGAAATGAGAACAAATTGGAGACGTTATCTTTGGACAAG AATAAATGGAGAGGAATACCGACGAAACTAAATAACATTCCTCACTCTAGAGAAATCAGGGAATACTTCTATGAGGATGTGTTGCAAGCAACCAAACGAGCAATAGAAGATGGGAAAACTCGATTGAAG GTGGAAATCAGTATCCCAGAGCTGAATCCAGAAATG GATGTATATCGCATAGGTACTCTAATGGAGCTGGTTCGTATTCTTGCTCTTTCCTTTGCGGATGATGGAAAGCGCGTCAAG GTCTGTGTGCAAGGCTCTATGGGAGAAGGAGCATTAGCTGGAATGCCACTGCAACTTGCTGGAACTCGGAAGATTTTGGAGTTCATGGATTGGGGTGACAATGATGTTATGGGTACCTTTGTCAATATCGGTTCCATAG GTGCCAAAGAGGTTGAGGAGCAAGATGGCATCTATATCTTAGTGGCTCCACAAAATGCAGTAGGGAACTGTATTATTGGT GACCTAAAAGCTATGACTGATGCCGCCGCTCATCGTCCAGTCATCCTTGTCAATCCTAAGCTCAGG GACGTACCAGGTTCAAGTGGTATCATGCAA ACTATGGGCCGGGAGGAAAGATTAGCATATGCTGCTTCATTTGAGATATGCTACTTCTTCCGGTTACTCTACTATTATGGAACCCAATATCCGATCATGGGTGCCCTCAG GATGTCTTACCCGTACGAATACCAGTTGTACAAGAGGGTCGATGAATCTCCCAAGAAGGAGAAATACGAACTCTTGTCAATATTCGAGAAAAGGCCAAGTGGCGAAGAGATTAATGATGCGTTTGAAGGAAAAGTCAG AGATAAGGCCAAAGAATCGAAAGGAATATG GGGCTTCTTGAGCAGCATATTTTAA